In Desulfonatronospira thiodismutans ASO3-1, a single window of DNA contains:
- the glgX gene encoding glycogen debranching protein GlgX has product MKVWPGTPYPLGATYDGSGTNFSLFSGIAEKVELCLFDADGQETRVELPEVTGHCWHGYLPEIEPCQHYGFRVHGPWQPEEGHRCNPAKLLLDPYAKAVDGQIKWDEALFPYNLQDGPESRNDKDSASFMPRSVVHQPDFDWGGDRLLGRPWHETVIYETHVKGFSMRHPEIPENIRGTYAGLGHPVAVEHLQKLGITAVELMPVHYFIHDKHLVDKGLRNYWGYNSIGFFAPHSEYASGNRPGEVVAEFKQMVKNLHQAGLEVILDVVYNHTGEGNHLGPVLSFKGIDNAYYYRTMPDDARYYMDYTGTGNSLNMRHPHVLQLLMDSLRYWVLEMHVDGFRFDLASTLARELHDVDRLSAFFDLIQQDPVISQVKLIAEPWDVGEGGYQVGNFPPVWSEWNGKYRDCVRDFWAGRDQTLGEFAYRLTGSPDLYADDSRQPFASINFITAHDGFTLRDLVSYDRKHNEANGEDNNDGHDDEGSWNCGAEGPTDDPEVLALRARQQRNFLATLILSQGVPMLLGGDETGRTQQGNNNAYCQDNEISWYDWENADLDLLAFTEKLISYFHRHPVFRRRRWFHGREIHGLEITDIAWFTHLGEQMSEEDWGSGFAKSLGVYLNGGAIPNPNPKGEPVTDDSFYLIFNAHYEELEFTLPPDTWGGSWRLEMDTLSGWLEEEKILQAGEEIAVAARCMVVLRHVS; this is encoded by the coding sequence ATGAAAGTATGGCCGGGCACCCCGTATCCTCTGGGGGCAACTTACGACGGATCTGGAACCAATTTTTCACTTTTCTCCGGCATAGCTGAAAAGGTGGAACTGTGCCTTTTTGATGCTGACGGTCAGGAGACCCGGGTTGAGCTTCCGGAGGTAACCGGGCACTGCTGGCACGGCTATCTGCCAGAGATTGAACCCTGCCAGCATTACGGTTTTCGCGTGCACGGGCCGTGGCAGCCTGAAGAAGGGCACCGCTGCAACCCGGCCAAGCTGCTTCTGGACCCTTACGCCAAGGCGGTGGACGGGCAGATAAAGTGGGATGAAGCCCTTTTTCCCTACAACCTTCAAGACGGTCCGGAAAGCCGCAATGATAAAGACAGCGCCTCGTTTATGCCACGAAGCGTGGTGCACCAGCCGGACTTTGACTGGGGCGGAGACCGGCTTCTTGGCCGTCCCTGGCACGAGACAGTGATTTACGAGACCCATGTCAAGGGGTTCTCCATGCGCCATCCGGAAATTCCGGAAAATATCCGGGGTACTTATGCGGGTCTTGGACACCCGGTGGCAGTGGAGCACCTGCAAAAGCTGGGAATCACCGCAGTGGAGCTTATGCCGGTACATTACTTTATCCATGACAAGCACCTGGTGGACAAGGGCCTGCGCAACTACTGGGGTTACAATTCCATAGGCTTTTTCGCCCCGCACAGTGAGTACGCCTCGGGCAACAGGCCCGGCGAGGTGGTGGCCGAATTCAAGCAGATGGTCAAGAATCTGCACCAGGCAGGCCTGGAGGTCATCCTGGACGTGGTCTACAACCACACCGGAGAGGGCAACCACCTGGGGCCTGTTCTGTCCTTCAAGGGCATAGACAACGCCTATTACTACAGGACCATGCCCGATGATGCCCGCTATTACATGGATTATACCGGCACGGGCAACAGTCTGAATATGCGTCATCCCCACGTCCTGCAGCTGCTCATGGACTCCCTGCGCTACTGGGTCCTGGAAATGCACGTGGACGGATTCCGCTTTGACCTGGCCTCCACCCTGGCCAGGGAGTTGCACGACGTGGACAGGCTCTCTGCCTTTTTTGATCTTATCCAGCAGGACCCGGTCATCAGCCAGGTCAAGCTCATTGCCGAGCCCTGGGATGTGGGCGAGGGCGGCTACCAGGTGGGCAATTTCCCTCCGGTGTGGTCGGAGTGGAACGGCAAGTACCGCGATTGCGTGCGCGATTTCTGGGCCGGGAGGGATCAGACCCTGGGGGAGTTCGCCTACCGTCTCACCGGCAGCCCGGATCTGTATGCCGACGACTCCCGGCAGCCCTTTGCCAGCATCAATTTCATCACCGCCCATGACGGATTCACCCTGCGGGACCTGGTATCCTATGACCGCAAGCATAATGAGGCCAACGGCGAGGACAACAACGACGGCCACGACGACGAAGGCTCGTGGAACTGCGGAGCGGAAGGACCCACTGACGATCCGGAGGTTCTGGCCCTGCGGGCCAGGCAGCAGCGCAACTTCCTGGCCACTTTGATCCTGTCCCAGGGAGTGCCCATGCTCCTGGGCGGAGACGAAACGGGCCGCACCCAGCAGGGCAACAACAACGCCTATTGCCAGGACAACGAGATTTCCTGGTATGACTGGGAAAACGCGGACCTGGATCTGCTGGCCTTCACAGAGAAGCTCATCAGTTATTTTCACAGACATCCGGTGTTCCGGCGCAGGCGCTGGTTTCACGGCCGTGAAATACACGGTCTGGAAATAACCGACATCGCCTGGTTCACCCATCTGGGAGAGCAGATGTCCGAGGAGGACTGGGGCTCGGGGTTTGCCAAGTCCCTGGGAGTTTACCTCAACGGCGGAGCCATCCCCAACCCCAATCCCAAAGGGGAACCGGTGACAGACGACAGTTTTTATCTTATCTTCAACGCCCATTACGAAGAACTGGAGTTCACTCTGCCACCGGATACCTGGGGCGGTTCATGGCGTTTGGAAATGGATACTCTAAGCGGCTGGCTGGAAGAGGAAAAGATCCTTCAGGCCGGTGAGGAGATTGCCGTGGCTGCCCGCTGCATGGTGGTGCTGCGCCATGTTTCCTGA